One Myripristis murdjan chromosome 18, fMyrMur1.1, whole genome shotgun sequence DNA window includes the following coding sequences:
- the vgf gene encoding neurosecretory protein VGF translates to MIGYHDASSALTLLILLTGASFLNLSTSSPVNTLRLTDSLHRVSSSGLAVVGNRERRAEENGSMQTGGEGVEEEEEDEDEDELFKDVDPKTLAAVLLEALNKPQMERRREGDEGEGTEEEEKEEREEATKENEKAKEVRAMDGVNRDRDRNGRQELELMMAAQGREEREREEEEERRKAQEEEEKLTERVTSRTISQTVPVKTEQQSTTTDEGGEEILGKDAAFQQGPTSLSESQQQGDQNTDEEEEQLNPEELKNLETMMKEFPSLSTASKIVRDSQQHQRESRGYSPYNDIIPDNKGYDLAMSKKKLKWQEETQKAMTFPTFRGGNFMDEFEDNNFNNAGSNAVQQLPPAENDVMEDDEPEEAEDEEEVLSPEEEEARAKAEQEEVRRQAAEAQRAKMEEEKLADIASDMLLQYMVKQNNGNRKDRDQNRKYSSLSNAAEDKRSDEEQEVMEEDDDIDPQTIDKLIEISSKLHLPADDVVDIISDVEKKKKKDVPPEMASPWQRPLMPLSSSSSSTNGVSASQIPNNRNTFLSKQTSPAVNPLKAWFQERPPTKSSLGNQDLWIKPSKPMSGNQERWPKLQKPLSTNQDLWLKPQKSFWTSYPPYSTYPSYYQKKPYRGYYPIYFPPPSKPKFRYYVPKPALNLNSFLGNSADYDYYSPPKRRFRNWVQPRLRKPPANLQQSYYSNYVLPSYTRTFQPLPIPKPRSASRMAVIPRHQPQYYYSPAAPIVTRDEDYYSSQSGRQADKGKDDDLEKYIQEILMKQPRMFE, encoded by the coding sequence ATGATTGGCTACCATGATGCCTCAAGTGCCCTTACCCTCCTGATCCTCCTGACAGGGGCCTCTTTCCTCAATCTGTCCACCTCCAGCCCTGTGAACACCCTTCGCCTCACTGATAGCCTGCACAGGGTCTCATCTTCTGGGCTGGCAGTGGTGGGAAACAGGGAAAGGCGGGCTGAGGAGAATGGATCAATGCAAACAGGAGGGGAgggagtagaggaggaggaagaagatgaggatgaggatgagctCTTTAAAGATGTGGATCCCAAAACACTTGCAGCGGTTCTACTGGAAGCACTGAATAAGCcacagatggagagaaggagggaaggagatgaGGGTGAGgggacagaagaagaggagaaggaagagagggaggaggcaacaaaagagaatgaaaaagcAAAGGAAGTTAGAGCAATGGATGGAGTGAACCGAGACCGAGACAGAAATGGACGACAGGAGTTAGAGCTCATGATGGCTGCGCAGGGGAGGGAGGAGcgagaaagggaggaggaggaggaaagaaggaaagcacaagaagaagaggagaagctAACAGAGAGGGTGACCAGTCGCACCATAAGCCAGACAGttccagtgaaaacagagcagcagtcCACCACTACagatgagggaggagaggagatattAGGGAAGGATGCTGCCTTCCAGCAAGGGCCAACCAGCCTCAGTGAGTCCCAGCAACAAGGAGACCAAAAcacagatgaagaggaggagcagctaaacccagaggagctgaagaacCTGGAGACTATGATGAAGGAGTTTCCAAGTCTAAGCACAGCCAGTAAGATCGTGAGAGATTCTCAGCAGCATCAGCGAGAGAGCAGAGGTTACAGCCCCTACAATGACATCATACCAGATAATAAAGGCTACGATCTTGCAATGTCGAAGAAGAAACTGAAATGGCAAGAGGAGACGCAGAAAGCAATGACTTTTCCTACATTCCGGGGAGGCAATTTTATGGATGAGTTTGAAGATAACAATTTCAACAACGCTGGCAGTAATGCAGTACAGCAACTGCCTCCAGCAGAGAATGACGTGATGGAAGATGATGAgccagaggaggcagaggacgAAGAAGAGGTGTTGAgtcctgaggaggaggaggctcgAGCCaaagcagagcaggaggaggtgaggaggcagGCTGCTGAGGCACAGAGAGccaagatggaggaggagaagttgGCAGACATTGCCTCTGACATGCTGCTCCAGTACATGGTCAagcaaaataatggaaacaggAAGGACAGGGACCAAAATAGGAAGTATTCCTCTTTGTCCAATGCAGCAGAAGACAAACGGTCTGATGAAGAGCAagaggtgatggaggaggatgACGACATTGATCCTCAGACCATTGACAAACTGATTGAGATCTCCAGCAAACTCCACCTTCCTGCTGACGATGTGGTAGATATCATCAGTGatgtggagaaaaagaagaagaaagacgtGCCTCCCGAAATGGCATCACCTTGGCAACGACCCTTAATGCCCCTATCCTCGTCATCCTCATCTACTAATGGCGTTTCAGCTTCACAGATCCCAAACAATCGAAATACTTTCTTGTCTAAGCAAACCTCTCCAGCTGTCAATCCCCTAAAAGCTTGGTTCCAGGAGAGACCACCAACCAAATCATCACTGGGCAACCAGGACCTTTGGATCAAACCTTCAAAGCCGATGTCCGGCAATCAAGAACGTTGGCCCAAACTTCAGAAGCCTCTATCAACCAATCAGGATCTCTGGCTCAAACCACAGAAGTCCTTTTGGACCAGCTACCCTCCTTATTCCACTTACCCATCCTACTATCAAAAGAAGCCCTATCGAGGTTACTATCCCATTTATTTTCCCCCTCCTTCAAAACCCAAATTCCGTTACTATGTTCCAAAGCCTGCTCTCAACCTCAACAGCTTCCTTGGGAATTCAGCAGACTATGACTATTATTCCCCCCCTAAACGTCGTTTCCGCAACTGGGTTCAACCCAGGCTGAGAAAGCCCCCTGCAAACCTCCAGCAGAGCTACTACAGCAATTATGTCCTCCCGTCATACACCCGGACATTTCAGCCCTTACCAATTCCCAAACCACGCTCCGCATCCCGAATGGCAGTGATCCCCCGTCATCAACCGCAGTACTATTACTCACCTGCGGCACCTATAGTGACCAGGGATGAAGATTACTATAGTTCTCAGAGTGGGAGGCAGGCGGACAAAGGAAAAGATGACGATCTGGAGAAATACATTCAGGAGATACTAATGAAACAACCACGGATGTTTGAATGA